The following coding sequences lie in one Zingiber officinale cultivar Zhangliang chromosome 2B, Zo_v1.1, whole genome shotgun sequence genomic window:
- the LOC122046473 gene encoding uncharacterized protein LOC122046473 encodes MLPVSRVISSSFKSLISLQNHQFLQRFPVSGTAKGKAKSKTGQPLKRSTIRIKKAGAPPGDAPSGGRSNKEAENRVKRMMEACLNAPTPVRYLTAKDRLREAEREKLGLISKDRQREIDQAKAAAKAGKAAVEEEPVIMGAPGLDYITLGLVDKEAIPKYELTVEDGRRLAKEYSRHLMRKHRARQAAETAFLKLKKEAIAALPDHLQKAALVPDLTPFPANRFMATLTPPIEGYIEKVRDAAKQFSGKEKMR; translated from the coding sequence ATGTTGCCTGTCTCGCGAGTGATCTCTTCCTCCTTCAAATCCCTCATTTCGCTGCAGAACCACCAGTTCCTCCAGCGATTCCCCGTCAGCGGTACCGCCAAGGGCAAGGCTAAGAGCAAGACTGGGCAGCCGCTTAAACGCTCCACCATCCGAATCAAGAAGGCGGGTGCCCCCCCTGGCGATGCTCCCAGCGGCGGTCGCTCTAACAAAGAAGCTGAGAACCGCGTCAAGCGCATGATGGAGGCCTGCCTCAATGCGCCCACCCCTGTCCGCTATCTCACTGCCAAGGACCGCCTCCGTGAAGCCGAGCGCGAGAAGCTCGGTCTCATTTCCAAGGACCGCCAGCGAGAGATCGATCAGGCGAAGGCCGCTGCCAAGGCCGGCAAGGCTGCCGTCGAAGAGGAGCCGGTCATCATGGGTGCGCCTGGCCTCGATTATATTACTCTTGGCCTTGTCGACAAAGAGGCCATCCCCAAGTACGAGCTTACCGTCGAGGATGGCCGCCGGCTTGCCAAGGAGTACAGTCGGCACTTGATGCGGAAGCACCGAGCTAGGCAAGCGGCAGAGACTGCGTTCTTGAAGCTAAAGAAGGAGGCCATCGCCGCGCTGCCCGACCACCTCCAGAAAGCTGCATTGGTCCCAGATTTGACACCTTTCCCTGCTAATCGCTTCATGGCCACGTTGACGCCGCCTATTGAAGGATACATTGAGAAGGTTAGGGACGCTGCCAAACAGTTTTCAGGAAAAGAGAAGATGCGTTGA